The Bacteroidales bacterium DNA segment GACAAATTCGATGATATCTGTGAACAAATAAAACCGGATGCAATTTTAGTAGTTGGAGATGTAAATTCAACCATGGCATGCAGCCTGGTAGCTTCCAAGAAAGGCATTAAGATTGTCCATGTGGAAGCTGGGATCAGAAGTTTTGACCGTACAATGCCTGAAGAGATAAACCGATTAGTAACGGATTCACTTGCAGATTTGCTGCTTCCACCATCAAAAGATGCAGTTGAGAACTTAAAAAAGGAAGGTCACGATAATAAGAAAATAGAATTAGTAGGGAATATTATGATAGATACACTATTTAATTTCCAAAAGCAAATTCATGAATCAAAAATCCTTGTAAAGCTTGGTATTGAAGAGAAGTCTTTTGCAACAATTACATTGCACCGGCCCTCAAATGTTGATTCTAAAGCTGATTTTTATAATATTTTGAAGGCGATTGAATATGTGCAAAATCATCTAAAGGTAGTGTTCCCTGTACATCCAAGGACTCAAAAAATGATAGAGCGTTTTGGATTTAAAGATTATATCAGCAGAATGAAAAACCTTATTATAATTGAGCCATTAGGTTATTTTGATTTTAGTAAGTTAGTAGCAGGCTCACGCTTCGTGTTTACTGACAGTGGCGGAATTCAGGAAGAAACTACTGTGCTTCAAATACCTTGTATAACCTTGCGAGATAATACAGAGAGACCAGTTACTATATCAGAGGGTACAAATGAATTAGCAGGGTCTGATACTGAGAAAATTATTGGATATGTAAATACAATATTAAATGGTGAATGGAAAAAAGGAATTATCCCTGCATTGTGGGATGGCAAAACAACTAAACGAATAATTAAAAGATTAAAAAACCCATTTTAAAACTTTATTATGATCCAACTATTATGGAGGTTTTATTTAAGGATAAAATAGCCAAGTTGTAAACTTAGGGGAGCTTCTTTTACCAGAAATGTAAAATTTGAAGATGAAAATAAAAAATGATATTATTAATATATAATTTCATTTACAAATTTTGAAACATCATAACTATTGTTAAATACACTGTATAATTCCGAAATTATATGATAATCCTTTAAAGAATTGATTCTGGAAATCTTTTCACAAAAAACATTTACTGCAATTCTGCCTTCAAGAAGAACTTTGTCGGAAATATCGTTTGTAAAAAATCCTTTTCCGATAAGCAATCCTAAAGTCCGGTTTCTGCTAAGGTCGTTAAGAGCTGTTAAGACGAAATCACCAAAACCGCAATATTTGAAAAGAGTTTCTTCATCACCGCCAAATTGAAGATGAATATTTTTCATTTCCTTGAAAGCCTTTGTAAGGAATAAAAACCTGAGATTTAGCGAATTAAAGTGTGCATCAACTATACCGACAGCGATTGCATAAATATTTTTCAGGATGCTCAG contains these protein-coding regions:
- the wecB gene encoding UDP-N-acetylglucosamine 2-epimerase (non-hydrolyzing); translated protein: MVKIINIVGTRPNFMKIAPIMRQMKNDNVFDPILLHTGQHYDVLMSENFFSELKIPKPDIYLGVGSNTHAKQVAAIMDKFDDICEQIKPDAILVVGDVNSTMACSLVASKKGIKIVHVEAGIRSFDRTMPEEINRLVTDSLADLLLPPSKDAVENLKKEGHDNKKIELVGNIMIDTLFNFQKQIHESKILVKLGIEEKSFATITLHRPSNVDSKADFYNILKAIEYVQNHLKVVFPVHPRTQKMIERFGFKDYISRMKNLIIIEPLGYFDFSKLVAGSRFVFTDSGGIQEETTVLQIPCITLRDNTERPVTISEGTNELAGSDTEKIIGYVNTILNGEWKKGIIPALWDGKTTKRIIKRLKNPF